From the genome of Nasonia vitripennis strain AsymCx chromosome 1, Nvit_psr_1.1, whole genome shotgun sequence, one region includes:
- the LOC100113885 gene encoding uncharacterized protein LOC100113885 — MAAARYCVLALLVLLATGLLYTSCAFRIRDSPSTSEVCLSGKCLGSTPSLSSSFAGSSSSARPRRGFEPVSTRGGFAKGARQQQPPDEAEAAAGGSGLKKRDKKLPTRPWSKLSKLEDVSETEEDDKLSAADRIDSDDEAVQIEVEDEDEVVIESEEDERLFREKSKREEEDRMRREKEEQERRKKEEEKKKRKQRELELERKREEEEEKRRTEKEKEEKRKREEEERRQREEAERLLREEAEQRLREEEERKMREAEEKRIREEKERLRREEELRKKSEEEERRKREAEERKKMEEDERRKREEEERLKREEEERRKREEEERLKKEEEERRRREEEEERLREEEECRLREEEEERLREEEERRKREEEEIEAEKKQKEEEERKKKELEAKEAARKKKEEEARKRKDREEQEAERRRDEEEDKKRVERVKREAEEKKKREEAEKKKKRSKVKADVDDDDEEDEDEDDEAASTSKSQEKATEPPKPPSLKTAKEATKSKSKPEVSNNSKAKPAPSKKPTAEKPKPRTPASLSLAELNDVILSVPTFVPNFTAVEDPACQQHGKIFLRQLRGYKLWALQMLDSSAKIPSGLLRGNVNQLGDFDQCLGVAARVKVEDKTVKVRGKYCLASMDLYATSPATRLPVNLLQSRALIRGNMRDPGHFVPKFTTVNWALCLPAACSAEDARRTVENALEYYNLTVGIRFVVDVDPDMCYVQQKATSYSKETIGVLYFYAIFACLAIVATLRDHFATLQEKGNYSERIIMAFSLKRTLKVLFENKEESSSDIGCIHGIRSLSTIALYAAHKLIPISRVPYANRVQLTEVASNPLSTILRASLFYTDSFLLLSGVLTAYNMAKELSRRNEIRWFCRFIARFMRLTPSLLAVVFWYAFVMEHTGSGPQWNSAVKANADICKENAWINLLYVQNFFPFEEMCATHTHQLALDMQLSLLAPALVFFLQIKPILGIVIVFFLIQVSATLRYLATSNNNLSLVIFHGMTMKHLYKTANLTYSLPLHRATPYLFGLSLGVLLHYTGKNVRIHKIFAAIGWLIALALGSWSLFSPWRLARRDYVYDVEEATHYAVISPILTALALSWTIFACFTDHGGIVNRILSSYWMKVFSRLSYAIYLSQFAVFFYYVGSARYSSEFQPHRSIDLFEALNVLSVSVVLTLLFDIPMQEVKNIIMEVSDSQPVEESELAKEPVHAESRNNVGKSSQVTPSEDEEPNPYGWNWSRGTFKPAKSEPREYEENGGYDEPFRSSRLKRQDIRRQTMIRSEAYDEWSANGSRRASRSEEHFDDGRSSRGDYSRISNSRLEDDLDYLHPRERYFAGRGGEYSRSPMRDLDAPVFRRSASRERPISKEQDVSARDYGKKPLITISKEEDYQRSPRSSMPRFSDQQRSLSSESDFDGYGSRHSSASHGPNRRVSAEPRISDEDDWEEDLRIRRGRYLQERVSSQERDRPPPVLEEESSGGDDEWADSLKRRSSAEGKMALLKEPLRPGNMELWTVSKMQLGSSQEPDDEELDEEMYLQQRREYREQGPPLREEFEGEELEADEQQTGYATESLPTSFEEDDVAILDFVLKRNSKKITVQDLSKLSPDKDISADHSWNKLDVNKSGLFKRESIVKSQASEEDPEYLLPERPKLVEQEQEHPFKKAWQMQKSRSEEEGPAGFIVKVQESKSAVVTQDKQKNKPEEEKKEEEDKSDRDGAQSEDIPEADVTCDVTIVWQPRLGETEDAKSSTRSETSSATSSQRFDWPDEDEQHEAQKSRRKSDGDNWAWDT, encoded by the exons ATGGCTGCGGCCAGGTACTGCGTGCTGgcgctgctggtgctgctggcGACCGGTCTCCTGTACACCAGCTGCGCGTTCCGCATCCGCGACAGTCCGTCCACCTCGGAAGTCTGTCTCTCGGGCAAGTGCTTGGGGTCGACGCCGTCTCTCAGTTCCTCGTTTGccggctcgtcgtcgtcggctcgACCCAGAAGAGGCTTCGAGCCCGTCAGCACGAGAGGGGGCTTCGCCAAAGGCGCCAGGCAGCAGCAACCACCTGACGAGGCGGAGGCTGCTGCCGGAGGATCGGGGCTCAAGAAAAGAGACAAGAAGCTCCCGACGAGGCCGTGGTCTAAGCTGAGCAAGCTCGAGGATGTCAGCGAGACAGAGGAGGACGACAAGCTTTCCGCCGCGGACAGGATCGACAGTGACGACGAGGCGGTGCAGATCGAAGTggaggacgaggacgaggtCGTGATCGAGAGCGAGGAGGACGAGAGGCTGTTCAGAGAGAAGTCCAAACGAGAGGAGGAGGATCGCATGAGGCGGGAGAAGGAGGAACAGGAGAGGCGCAAGaaggaagaggaaaaaaagaagagaaagcagAGGGAGCTGGAATTAGAGCGAAAGcgcgaagaagaggaggagaaaagGAGGACGGAAAAGGAGAAGGAAGAAAAGCGGAAGAGGGAAGAGGAGGAGCGTCGACAGAGGGAAGAGGCAGAGCGCTTGCTGAGGGAAGAAGCCGAGCAGCGTCTaagagaggaagaagagagaaagatgcGCGAGGCAGAGGAAAAGAGGATCAGGGAGGAGAAAGAACGACTCAGGCGAGAAGAGGAGCTGCGCAAGAAAAGTGAGGAAGAGGAGCGTCGAAAGCGAGAGGCCGAGGAGCGTAAGAAAATGGAGGAAGATGAACGGCGAAAACGAGAGGAGGAAGAACGGCTGAAGCGGGAGGAAGAGGAGCGACGAAAACGAGAGGAGGAAGAACGActgaaaaaagaggaagaggaaCGTCGCAGGcgggaggaggaagaggagcgTCTCAGGGAGGAGGAAGAGTGCCGATTGAgggaagaggaggaagagcGTCTGCGAGAAGAGGAAGAACGTCGcaagagagaggaggaggagataGAGGCCGAGAAGAAGCaaaaagaggaagaggagcGCAAGAAGAAGGAACTGGAGGCCAAGGAGGCTGCCCggaagaagaaggaagaggAAGCCCGCAAGCGAAAGGACAGAGAGGAGCAGGAGGCCGAGCGAAGGAGGGATGAAGAGGAAGACAAAAAGAGGGTAGAGCGAGTGAAGAGAGaggccgaggagaagaagaaacgcGAGGAagcggagaagaagaaaaaacgctCCAAAGTGAAAGCCGACgtggacgacgacgacgaggaagaCGAAGACGAAGACGACGAAGCGGCATCGACTTCCAAATCTCAAGAGAAAGCTACAGAGCCGCCAAAACCACCGAGCCTCAAGACAGCCAAGGAAGCAACCAAGTCCAAATCCAAGCCGGAAGTCTCCAACAATTCGAAGGCCAAACCGGCTCCCTCGAAGAAGCCAACAGCCGAGAAAC CGAAGCCGAGGACGCCGGCGTCGCTCAGCCTGGCCGAGCTCAACGACGTGATTCTTAGCGTGCCGACCTTCGTGCCAAATTTCACAGCCGTCGAGGATCCAGCCTGTCAACAGCACGGCAAGATCTTTCTGCGCCAGCTGCGCGGTTACAAGCTCTGGGCGCTGCAGA TGCTGGACTCGAGCGCGAAGATCCCCTCGGGCTTATTGCGAGGCAACGTCAATCAGCTGGGTGACTTCGATCAGTGCCTGGGCGTAGCGGCGCGCGTCAAGGTCGAGGATAAGACCGTCAAGGTGCGAGGAAAATACTGTCTCGCGAGCATGGACCTGTACGCGACGAGTCCGGCGACGAGGCTGCCCGTCAATCTCCTGCAGAGCCGAGCTTTGATCAGAGGAAACATGCGCGAC CCAGGACATTTTGTGCCGAAATTCACGACGGTGAACTGGGCTCTGTGCCTGCCCGCTGCTTGCTCAGCTGAAGACGCCCGTCGAACCGTTGAGAACGCGCTGGAGTATTACAACTTGACCGTGGGAATAAGGTTCGTCGTGGATGTCGACCCGGACATGTGCTATGTTCAGCAGAAGGCGACGAGCTATTCGAAGGAGACCATCGGAGTTCT TTACTTCTACGCCATCTTCGCCTGCTTGGCGATCGTCGCTACGCTGAGAGATCACTTCGCTACTTTGCAGGAAAAAG GGAATTATTCCGAGAGGATAATAATGGCATTCTCCCTGAAGAGAACTCTCAAAGTGctgtttgaaaataaagagGAAAGCTCCTCCGATATCGGCTGCATCCACGGCATAAGATCCTTGTCGACGATCGCCTTGTACGCGGCGCACAAACTGATTCCGATCTCGAGGGTGCCCTACGCCAATCGAGTACAACTCACCGAG GTGGCAAGTAATCCTCTGAGCACGATTCTCCGAGCCTCGTTATTTTACACCGACTCGTTCCTCCTGCTGAGTGGAGTCCTGACCGCCTACAACATGGCGAAAGAGCTGTCGCGTCGCAACGAGATCCGCTGGTTCTGTCGCTTCATTGCGAGATTCATGAG ACTGACTCCCTCGCTGCTGGCCGTTGTCTTCTGGTATGCTTTTGTCATGGAGCACACCGGATCCGGGCCACAGTGGAATTCGGCAGTCAAGGCGAACGCCGATATTTGCAAGGAGAACGCCTGGATCAATCTGCTTTACGTGCAGAATTTCTTCCCCTTCGAGGAGATG TGCGCGACTCACACACACCAATTGGCTCTGGATATGCAGCTTTCTCTACTGGCACCGGCCCTCGTGTTTTTCCTGCAGATAAAGCCCATCCTTGGCATCGTCATCGTTTTTTTCCTCATCCAGGTCTCGGCGACTCTACGATACTTAGCCACGTCGAATAACAACTTGTCGCTCGTCATCTTTCACGGCATGAC AATGAAGCATCTCTACAAAACTGCTAATCTGACCTACTCGCTACCTCTGCACCGAGCGACGCCCTATCTCTTCGGGCTCAGCCTCGGTGTGCTTTTGCATTATACCGGCAAGAACGTGAGGATTCACAAg ATTTTTGCCGCGATAGGTTGGCTGATAGCGTTAGCTCTCGGATCTTGGTCGTTATTCTCTCCGTGGCGTCTCGCAAGAAGAGATTACGTGTACGACGTCGAGGAGGCGACGCATTACGCTGTCATAAGTCCGATTTTGACAGCGCTCGCATTGAGCTGGACAATTTTCGCCTGCTTCACGGACCACGGAG GTATCGTCAACCGGATACTTTCGAGCTACTGGATGAAGGTTTTCAGCAGACTGTCATACGCTATCTACCTCTCGCAATTCGCCGTATTTTTCTACTACGTCGGCTCCGCGCGTTATTCGTCAGAATTCCAACCACACAGATCG ATTGACCTGTTCGAGGCACTGAACGTGTTGTCGGTGTCGGTCGTACTCACACTGCTGTTCGACATTCCCATGCAAGAGGTCAAGAACATAATCATGGAGGTCAGCGACTCGCAGCCCGTCGAGGAGTCTGAGCTAGCCAAGGAGCCAGTACACGCGGAGAGCCGCAACAACGTCGGCAAAAGTTCCCAAGTTACGCCCTCGGAAGACGAGGAACCGAATCCGTATGGCTGGAACTGGAGTCGAGGAACCTTCAAGCCTGCCAAGTCAGAGCCGCGAGAGTACGAGGAGAACGGCGGCTACGACGAGCCGTTCCGCAGCTCGAGGCTCAAGCGACAGGACATCCGGCGTCAGACGATGATCAGGTCCGAGGCTTACGACGAGTGGAGCGCCAACGGCAGCAGAAGAGCCTCCAGATCCGAGGAGCACTTCGACGACGGCAGGAGCAGCCGGGGTGACTACAGCAGGATTAGCAACTCCAGACTAGAGGACGATCTGGACTACCTGCATCCGAGGGAGAGGTACTTCGCGGGCAGGGGCGGAGAGTACAGTAGGTCGCCCATGCGGGACCTGGACGCCCCCGTGTTCCGCAGGTCGGCTTCGAGGGAACGGCCCATCTCCAAGGAACAAGACGTATCAGCCAG GGATTACGGTAAGAAGCCGCTCATAACGATCAGCAAAGAGGAGGACTACCAGCGGTCGCCGCGCTCCTCTATGCCGCGTTTCTCGGACCAGCAGCGCTCGCTGTCCTCGGAGAGCGACTTCGACGGCTACGGGAGTCGTCACAGCAGCGCGAGCCACGGGCCTAACCGGAGAGTCTCGGCCGAGCCGCGGATCAGCGACGAGGACGACTGGGAGGAAGACCTGAGGATTCGACGCGGCCGCTACCTGCAGGAGAGGGTGAGCTCGCAGGAGCGCGACAGACCGCCACCGGTACTCGAGGAggagagcagcggcggcgacgacgagtgGGCCGACTCGCTGAAGCGGCGCTCCTCGGCCGAGGGCAAGATGGCTCTGCTGAAGGAGCCCCTGAGACCCGGCAACATGGAGCTCTGGACTGTGTCGAAGATGCAGCTCGGCTCCTCGCAGGAGCCCGACGACGAGGAGCTCGACGAGGAGATGTACCTGCAGCAGAGGCGGGAGTACAGGGAGCAGGGCCCGCCACTGAGGGAAGAGTTCGAGGGCGAGGAGCTCGAGGCGGACGAGCAACAGACGGGCTACGCGACCGAGAGCTTGCCCACCTCCTTCGAGGAGGACGACGTGGCCATCTTGGATTTCGTGCTCAAGAGGAACAGCAAGAAGATCACGGTGCAGGACCTGAGTAAGCTCTCGCCCGACAAGGACATTTCCGCGGACCACAGCTGGAATAAGCTGGACGTCAACAAGTCCGGCTTGTTCAAGCGAGAGTCGATAGTCAAG AGCCAAGCCAGCGAGGAGGATCCGGAGTATTTGCTCCCGGAACGACCGAAGCTGGTCGAGCAGGAGCAGGAGCATCCGTTCAAGAAAGCCTGGCAGATGCAAAAGTCCAGATCCGAGGAGGAGGGTCCTGCTGGCTTTATCGTCAAGGTCCAGGAGTCAAAGTCGGCTGTCGTTACTCAGGACAAACAGAAGAACAAACccgaggaggagaagaaggaggaagaggaCAAGAGCGATCGCGACGGTGCTCAGTCGGAGGACATCCCCGAGGCAGACGTGACGTGCGACGTGACGATCGTCTGGCAGCCGCGACTCGGCGAGACGGAGGACGCTAAGAGCAGCACCAGGAGCGAGACCTCCTCGGCTACTTCGTCCCAGAGGTTCGATTGGCCCGACGAGGACGAACAGCACGAGGCCCAGAAGAGTCGAAGGAAGTCCGACGGGGATAACTGGGCCTGGGACACTTGA
- the LOC100113821 gene encoding nose resistant to fluoxetine protein 6 isoform X2: MKLPYLIPLLGIFICAHAFEEKNIVFAELPQESAAAISQPISYETDYDSYALPFIARDLDFLAGLVDRIGNAKCREQCKLVIAGLHNLTTWAVEFYDASGKLPEGVLGGSTYHLGNFDECLEIGLNADDAAPASIRGQYCLGNVKIGIPDDSYGDVKRVLSPMWRKFMKLEQRYDDKIDELHWGICIPDACTNKDVEEVIETIIANTLARTNFEVKTTIPADACYKNEPVTINPYEIAYLSVISVLIAIIIVGTLYDIFCVKSDDMPRDVLPQVLLAFSMPSNLKKLCGRAHEDLKFECISGIKFLTMVFIIAGHTLIFVVSGPVLNQKFWQEAIGKVENSIFLNNPLLVDTFLLLSGFLFSRILLQELDKRKSVNFGLLYIYRYLRLTPAYMVIVGLYVTWLPRLDSGPLWSRMKLENERCHASWWANLLYVNNYVNTDQLCMFQSWYLSVDTQLFVLAPVIVYPLWKWRRVGHYLLGSVTIIATILPFIITLVQNLDPTLLIYTPEIKDISANEYFKSSYIKTHMRAGAYCFGLVYGYVVYRIQNSDTKISKKTVKIGWILSGCAMLLSMCSISVFYGPRKNFTTVEAAFYSSLHRALWSAGTGWVLLACITDNSGPLRKILKWRPFVPLSRLTYSAYLVNGLVELHSASTVRAPQYLDNFSLLGKVLSHLMLTFGGAVLLSTMFESPILGIERIFLRRERKSSATLTKKTESEETTTTEA, encoded by the exons ATGAAGTTACCCTACCTGATCCCCCTGTTAGGCATTTTTATTTGCGCCCACGCATTTGAGGAAAAGAACATCGTGTTCGCTGAGCTACCACAGGAATCGGCGGCCGCCATTTCCCAACCGATTTCCTACGAAACGGACTATGACAGCTACGCGCTACCCTTCATCGCTCGCGATCTTGATTTTCTTGCCGGTCTGGTCGACAGAATCGGTAACGCCAAGTGTCGTGAACAGTGCAAACTCGTGATCGCGGGGCTGCACAACCTCACCACCTGGGCTGTTGAGTTCTACGATGCTTCGGGAAAACTACCGGAGGGTGTACTTGG CGGCTCGACATATCACCTGGGCAACTTCGACGAATGTCTGGAAATCGGTCTGAACGCCGATGACGCGGCGCCCGCCTCGATCCGGGGCCAATACTGTCTGGGCAACGTGAAAATCGGTATCCCGGATGACTCGTACGGCGACGTGAAGAGAGTGCTCTCGCCCATGTGGCGCAAATTCATGAAGCTTGAGCAGCGCTACGACGACAAGATCGACGAACTGCACTGGGGAATCTGCATACCGGACGCCTGTACCAACAAGGATGTCGAAGAGGTCATCGAGACGATAATCGCCAACACTTTGGCCAGAACGAACTTCGAGGTGAAAACGACGATTCCAGCTGACGCCTGTTACAAGAACGAGCCGGTTACCATTAATCCCTACGAGATTGCCTACCT ATCTGTGATATCGGTGCTGATAGCCATCATAATCGTCGGTACGTTGTACGACATTTTCTGCGTCAAATCGGACGACATGCCAAGGGATGTGCTGCCTCAGGTATTGCTGGCCTTCTCCATGCCGTCGAATTTGAAAAAACTCTGCGGACGAGCCCACGAAGATCTGAAGTTCGAGTGTATATCGGGCATCAAGTTTCTCACGATGGTCTTCATCATAGCCGGCCACACGCTCATCTTCGTTGTCAGCGGACCCGTACTCAATCAGAAATTCTGGCAGGAG GCGATCGGAAAAGTGGAGAATTCGATCTTTCTGAACAATCCTCTGCTCGTTGACACGTTCCTCCTGCTGAGCGGCTTCCTCTTTTCGCGTATCCTTCTGCAGGAGCTGGACAAAAGGAAATCCGTAAACTTCGGCCTGCTGTACATCTACCGCTACCTCAG ACTGACGCCTGCGTACATGGTGATCGTTGGACTGTACGTGACCTGGCTGCCGAGGTTGGATTCCGGACCGCTATGGTCGCGAATGAAATTGGAGAACGAGAGATGCCACGCTTCGTGGTGGGCTAATCTGCTCTACGTTAATAACTATGTCAACACCGATCAGCTC tgCATGTTCCAATCGTGGTACTTGTCGGTAGACACTCAATTGTTTGTGCTGGCGCCAGTCATCGTTTACCCTCTGTGGAAGTGGCGCAGAGTGGGCCACTACCTCCTTGGAAGCGTCACGATCATCGCGACGATATTGCCGTTTATCATTACTCTAGTTCAAAATTTAGACCCCACCCTGTTGATCTACACCCC GGAAATCAAGGATATTTCGGCGAACGAGTATTTCAAAAGCAGCTACATAAAGACGCACATGAGAGCCGGCGCGTACTGCTTCGGTTTGGTCTACGGCTACGTCGTCTACCGCATACAAAACTCGGACACGAAAATATCCAAG AAAACCGTTAAGATCGGCTGGATACTGAGCGGCTGCGCGATGCTGCTGTCTATGTGCTCGATTAGCGTCTTTTACGGGCCGAGGAAGAATTTCACCACCGTCGAGGCCGCTTTTTACTCGTCGCTCCATCGAGCCTTGTGGAGCGCGGGCACTGGATGGGTTCTCCTCGCCTGCATTACCGATAATTCAG GTCCGCTGAGGAAAATCCTGAAATGGAGACCCTTCGTGCCCCTTAGTAGACTGACGTACTCCGCGTACCTCGTTAACGGCCTCGTCGAGCTGCACAGCGCGTCGACGGTTCGAGCACCTCAGTATCTCGACAACTTTAGCCTG CTGGGCAAGGTGTTGTCGCATCTTATGCTGACGTTCGGCGGAGCGGTTCTGCTCTCGACGATGTTCGAGTCGCCGATTCTCGGTATCGAGAGGATTTTCTTGCGCCGCG AAAGGAAGTCATCGGCCACGCTGACGAAGAAAACCGAGAGCGAGGAAACTACCACCACAGAGGCTTGA
- the LOC100113821 gene encoding nose resistant to fluoxetine protein 6 isoform X1: MKLPYLIPLLGIFICAHAFEEKNIVFAELPQESAAAISQPISYETDYDSYALPFIARDLDFLAGLVDRIGNAKCREQCKLVIAGLHNLTTWAVEFYDASGKLPEGVLGGSTYHLGNFDECLEIGLNADDAAPASIRGQYCLGNVKIGIPDDSYGDVKRVLSPMWRKFMKLEQRYDDKIDELHWGICIPDACTNKDVEEVIETIIANTLARTNFEVKTTIPADACYKNEPVTINPYEIAYLSVISVLIAIIIVGTLYDIFCVKSDDMPRDVLPQVLLAFSMPSNLKKLCGRAHEDLKFECISGIKFLTMVFIIAGHTLIFVVSGPVLNQKFWQEAIGKVENSIFLNNPLLVDTFLLLSGFLFSRILLQELDKRKSVNFGLLYIYRYLRLTPAYMVIVGLYVTWLPRLDSGPLWSRMKLENERCHASWWANLLYVNNYVNTDQLCMFQSWYLSVDTQLFVLAPVIVYPLWKWRRVGHYLLGSVTIIATILPFIITLVQNLDPTLLIYTPEIKDISANEYFKSSYIKTHMRAGAYCFGLVYGYVVYRIQNSDTKISKKTVKIGWILSGCAMLLSMCSISVFYGPRKNFTTVEAAFYSSLHRALWSAGTGWVLLACITDNSGPLRKILKWRPFVPLSRLTYSAYLVNGLVELHSASTVRAPQYLDNFSLLGKVLSHLMLTFGGAVLLSTMFESPILGIERIFLRRGKCILMYVICNLKALRLVYGERK, encoded by the exons ATGAAGTTACCCTACCTGATCCCCCTGTTAGGCATTTTTATTTGCGCCCACGCATTTGAGGAAAAGAACATCGTGTTCGCTGAGCTACCACAGGAATCGGCGGCCGCCATTTCCCAACCGATTTCCTACGAAACGGACTATGACAGCTACGCGCTACCCTTCATCGCTCGCGATCTTGATTTTCTTGCCGGTCTGGTCGACAGAATCGGTAACGCCAAGTGTCGTGAACAGTGCAAACTCGTGATCGCGGGGCTGCACAACCTCACCACCTGGGCTGTTGAGTTCTACGATGCTTCGGGAAAACTACCGGAGGGTGTACTTGG CGGCTCGACATATCACCTGGGCAACTTCGACGAATGTCTGGAAATCGGTCTGAACGCCGATGACGCGGCGCCCGCCTCGATCCGGGGCCAATACTGTCTGGGCAACGTGAAAATCGGTATCCCGGATGACTCGTACGGCGACGTGAAGAGAGTGCTCTCGCCCATGTGGCGCAAATTCATGAAGCTTGAGCAGCGCTACGACGACAAGATCGACGAACTGCACTGGGGAATCTGCATACCGGACGCCTGTACCAACAAGGATGTCGAAGAGGTCATCGAGACGATAATCGCCAACACTTTGGCCAGAACGAACTTCGAGGTGAAAACGACGATTCCAGCTGACGCCTGTTACAAGAACGAGCCGGTTACCATTAATCCCTACGAGATTGCCTACCT ATCTGTGATATCGGTGCTGATAGCCATCATAATCGTCGGTACGTTGTACGACATTTTCTGCGTCAAATCGGACGACATGCCAAGGGATGTGCTGCCTCAGGTATTGCTGGCCTTCTCCATGCCGTCGAATTTGAAAAAACTCTGCGGACGAGCCCACGAAGATCTGAAGTTCGAGTGTATATCGGGCATCAAGTTTCTCACGATGGTCTTCATCATAGCCGGCCACACGCTCATCTTCGTTGTCAGCGGACCCGTACTCAATCAGAAATTCTGGCAGGAG GCGATCGGAAAAGTGGAGAATTCGATCTTTCTGAACAATCCTCTGCTCGTTGACACGTTCCTCCTGCTGAGCGGCTTCCTCTTTTCGCGTATCCTTCTGCAGGAGCTGGACAAAAGGAAATCCGTAAACTTCGGCCTGCTGTACATCTACCGCTACCTCAG ACTGACGCCTGCGTACATGGTGATCGTTGGACTGTACGTGACCTGGCTGCCGAGGTTGGATTCCGGACCGCTATGGTCGCGAATGAAATTGGAGAACGAGAGATGCCACGCTTCGTGGTGGGCTAATCTGCTCTACGTTAATAACTATGTCAACACCGATCAGCTC tgCATGTTCCAATCGTGGTACTTGTCGGTAGACACTCAATTGTTTGTGCTGGCGCCAGTCATCGTTTACCCTCTGTGGAAGTGGCGCAGAGTGGGCCACTACCTCCTTGGAAGCGTCACGATCATCGCGACGATATTGCCGTTTATCATTACTCTAGTTCAAAATTTAGACCCCACCCTGTTGATCTACACCCC GGAAATCAAGGATATTTCGGCGAACGAGTATTTCAAAAGCAGCTACATAAAGACGCACATGAGAGCCGGCGCGTACTGCTTCGGTTTGGTCTACGGCTACGTCGTCTACCGCATACAAAACTCGGACACGAAAATATCCAAG AAAACCGTTAAGATCGGCTGGATACTGAGCGGCTGCGCGATGCTGCTGTCTATGTGCTCGATTAGCGTCTTTTACGGGCCGAGGAAGAATTTCACCACCGTCGAGGCCGCTTTTTACTCGTCGCTCCATCGAGCCTTGTGGAGCGCGGGCACTGGATGGGTTCTCCTCGCCTGCATTACCGATAATTCAG GTCCGCTGAGGAAAATCCTGAAATGGAGACCCTTCGTGCCCCTTAGTAGACTGACGTACTCCGCGTACCTCGTTAACGGCCTCGTCGAGCTGCACAGCGCGTCGACGGTTCGAGCACCTCAGTATCTCGACAACTTTAGCCTG CTGGGCAAGGTGTTGTCGCATCTTATGCTGACGTTCGGCGGAGCGGTTCTGCTCTCGACGATGTTCGAGTCGCCGATTCTCGGTATCGAGAGGATTTTCTTGCGCCGCGGTAAGTGTATACTTATGTACGTGATATGTAACTTGAAGGCGCTGCGACTCGTATACGGCGAACGCAAATGA